In the genome of Macrobrachium rosenbergii isolate ZJJX-2024 chromosome 44, ASM4041242v1, whole genome shotgun sequence, the window AGCCATGGCAGCTAGTTATTCAACACAGCTGAAATATTGATTGACATGGAACCCAAGCCTTCTTCCTTCAATTTAGCCAACATAAAATTATCCAAAGTGACTGCCTCCTATGCAGGCAGATTATGGTTCGAGCTCTTCCAGCTGatcctttatttacaaaatcaagTGTTTAGTCACTAATATATGCTTAGGTCCTTGagtgccaataaaaaaaaaaattcctgcgaAAGCCATTTAGATGCGTGGAGTATCTTACCCCGTTACGAAGACTGGCAATAATTTTATCACTCATGATTATTTCATCTAGTATTTGCACCTAAATGCGAAAGCGTTTCACAGTTCATTTGAGCAGGTGAAATTTTTGAATTATGTTTTCTGATTCACAGAATTTTCTGACATTCTGTCGGATTTCACCTTTTCCCCCCCTTATATTTCGAGAAAGGATTGGGTTAATTTTCTAAAACCTTGGTGTGCTAATCCAAACGTACTATGTTGTACAGCCtcgaataaattaattatttacccGGATTTTTCTGGCGTCACAGCTACTAAGGCCACTGACGCCAATATATAGCTTTAACTCATCACAAAAACGTAGTAGTTATAGATTATGAAATGAAGTTGGAAACTTTTGTGCCTTGAAAGCAAAGGAGAACAGTATATAATCATAACTCTCTTACTTTATAAAGTGACTGGTGTGCCTGAAAAGGCCCTGACTAACCTTCCTGCGTTTTGGGTCACCAACTCTTGCTTTGGGACAGTTGAGGGTCACCGTAGCTTCTCTTTCTCCTGATTCTTGACAACACATACAGGATCTTTCCGTCTGCCAGATTTTACTGCCGGAAACCTGCAaataaaggtttattattattgtcgtaaaaatgttttggtttttttAGTCGGCCATGTCGGGGCAGAATTACAAGAGTTCGTTAACTGTCTCACGAGGATGAAAGAAATTTCAAGGAGTGTgagtacacataaacacacacacacacacacactgttctcCAGATACTGTAATTCAAAGGAACCTCAGCAGTCTCCTATGTGACACTGATTTAAGGAGCACTGCTGGTAAAAGTTTAGTTTTATGATGCttccattcttttgttttcagttattacaTGTAGTTATCCGGCTTAAGCAATTAAGTACTAACTGTTATTTAATAAAACTTGCAGGGGTACCCAGAATTGTGCTCAGTTTACTCGTTACTAGACTAAAGAATTTAAGAATTACATTTAGATAACAGAAAGCACAAGCGAATAACAGTATCAGTTATGTGAAATTTATTAACATCATCATCCCGACAACAGTCACTGATGAACAATTTTATTTACCTGGACGTAGGAAGTACACCGTCCCTGGCAAGCGAAGGATGGGATAGGCTTTGAGTTGCATCCAGGATACGAAAGAATGTGGATGACGGGTGTCAGGGAACACTCGTCTGCTCTGGTGATGCCTGGCATCAGGGTCCaagtgaaaaacaagagaagGCTGACGGCGCTCGTCATTGTTGCTGACATTTTTGGCTGACGTCCGGTTTTCAAGTCACTGGCTCAAACGGTTGGGCTGGCACCTAAAGAAATGAATTAACCGTGAGTATTAGAAATGGTGtttttgtattcattcatttacaaagACAGTATTCCCCATGGATTTGCGTTTATTGAAAAGGACCCTACGGAGCTCTACTGTATACAAAATAGAATAGGTTTCCTTACAGCGGTTTTTGGCCTAAAACTCCTAACACTAAAGTTTCCTCCATTTCCTATATCATAGATACATAATGTGGTACtggctttcatttcattttattttctttcaaacttgAGAAACTCGGGGTTTGTTTACACGGTATTCATTGAGCAAATTTAGAAATGccgtaaaaatatttgaaaggcgTAGTTAATTGACGTGGTCCTATATTAAGTATATTACAGCattttgagaatctctctctctctctctctctctctctctctctctctctctctctctctctctctctctctgctgaagatgctctctctctctctaagactaaAACTCTAACCCCATCACTCTACGAGAACAAGTCCAATGAATCactcattttttatgtaaaatctattcagattttaagtatattttggtCGTTACGTTTCCAGAAAAAGCTAATAAGGGAGGTTTATACAGGGAATGCCTACCTTTACAACAGGCTTATTTACTCTGTATACTTGTCTCTGTAATCATACATTTACATGTGTGCATGTgtcatttttgtatgtttgtctccGTGTGTGTGCATAAAACTAATGAAAGAAATCTTGTTTCCAGTGTATGTCTCTACTGCAGTATTTCCCGAAACAGAAAATAACACCTTACTAACCTGTTATTATGTAATAATTGCAAATACAAAATCAGCACAAGGCAAATAGGGATATAAATTATGCAATGGAGTGAACGGAATCACAGCAGGTCATTCCCCAAGAGTAATGACCCAAAGGAACTCACTTTTAGAACCCAACTCAGACGGGAATGCCTCTGGCACTGAGGAACGAAAGGCATCAACATTGCTTTATATAGAGAAAGAACTCATGCCCCGCCCCTGTCCTCTGCTTTGGCCCTTATTCCAGGGACATACTACCGCCATTACTCCCCCCAACAGCCCGCCCCCAGTCTGTATGGACTGACAATTTTTATGTGCAAAGAAGTCAGTAGTTTTCCTTC includes:
- the Burs gene encoding bursicon encodes the protein MSATMTSAVSLLLFFTWTLMPGITRADECSLTPVIHILSYPGCNSKPIPSFACQGRCTSYVQVSGSKIWQTERSCMCCQESGEREATVTLNCPKARVGDPKRRKVLTRAPVDCMCRPCTDIEEGTVLAQEIANFIADDPMAHVPFLK